The Corvus hawaiiensis isolate bCorHaw1 chromosome 7, bCorHaw1.pri.cur, whole genome shotgun sequence genome contains a region encoding:
- the SEC22A gene encoding vesicle-trafficking protein SEC22a isoform X3 yields the protein MSMILSASVVRVRDGLPLSASTDYDQSTGMQECRKYFKMLSKKLSQLPDRCTLKTGQYNINFISSLGVSYMMLCTENYPSVLAFCFLDELQKEFITTYNMMKTNTAIRPYCFIEFDNFIQRTKQRYNNTRSLSTKINLADMQTEIKLRPPYQISVSELGSANGFSHISVGEYKNTGKISAAPHQRLEPVTLPGIVSFVLSLLCGALNLIRGFHAIESLLQNEGEDFSYVIAFFLGTVACLYQAGGMPNPS from the exons ATGTCTATGATTTTATCTGCCTCTGTGGTCCGTGTGAGGGATGGACTCCCACTGTCTGCATCTACTGATTATGACCAGAGCACGGGAATGCAAGaatgtagaaaatattttaaaatgctctcAAAAAAACTTTCTCAGCTTCCTGACAGATGTACTCTGAAAACTGGACAGTATAATATAAA CTTTATAAGTTCTCTGGGAGTAAGCTATATGATGTTGTGCACTGAAAATTATCCCAGTGTCCTGGCTTTCTGTTTCCTGGATGAGCTTCAGAAGGAGTTCATCACTACCTACAATATGATGAAGACAAATACTGCTATCAGACCGTACTGTTTCATAGAGTTTG ATAATTTCATTCAGAGGACCAAACAGAGATACAACAACACACGTTCTTTGTCAACAAAGATTAATCTTGCTGATATGCAGACAGAAATCAAACTGAGACCACCGTACCAAATTTCTGTGTCAGAACTTGGTTCAGCCAACGGCTTTTCACATATATCTGTGGGGGAGTATAAGAATACTGGTAAGATATCTGCAG CTCCTCATCAGCGTCTGGAACCTGTGACTCTGCCAGGGATTGTTTCATTTGTGCTTAGTCTGTTATGTGGAGCTTTGAATTTAATCCGTGGCTTCCATGCCATAGAAAGCCTTCTCCAG AATGAAGGTGAAGATTTCAGCTATGttattgcattttttcttgGAACGGTAGCCTGTTTGTACCAG GCTGGAGGAATGCCAAATCCTTCCTGA
- the SEC22A gene encoding vesicle-trafficking protein SEC22a isoform X2, which yields MSMILSASVVRVRDGLPLSASTDYDQSTGMQECRKYFKMLSKKLSQLPDRCTLKTGQYNINFISSLGVSYMMLCTENYPSVLAFCFLDELQKEFITTYNMMKTNTAIRPYCFIEFDNFIQRTKQRYNNTRSLSTKINLADMQTEIKLRPPYQISVSELGSANGFSHISVGEYKNTAPHQRLEPVTLPGIVSFVLSLLCGALNLIRGFHAIESLLQNEGEDFSYVIAFFLGTVACLYQCYLFVYYTGWRNAKSFLTFGLICLCNMYLYELRNLWQLFFHVTVGAFSTLQIRLRQPQGKSPDYNV from the exons ATGTCTATGATTTTATCTGCCTCTGTGGTCCGTGTGAGGGATGGACTCCCACTGTCTGCATCTACTGATTATGACCAGAGCACGGGAATGCAAGaatgtagaaaatattttaaaatgctctcAAAAAAACTTTCTCAGCTTCCTGACAGATGTACTCTGAAAACTGGACAGTATAATATAAA CTTTATAAGTTCTCTGGGAGTAAGCTATATGATGTTGTGCACTGAAAATTATCCCAGTGTCCTGGCTTTCTGTTTCCTGGATGAGCTTCAGAAGGAGTTCATCACTACCTACAATATGATGAAGACAAATACTGCTATCAGACCGTACTGTTTCATAGAGTTTG ATAATTTCATTCAGAGGACCAAACAGAGATACAACAACACACGTTCTTTGTCAACAAAGATTAATCTTGCTGATATGCAGACAGAAATCAAACTGAGACCACCGTACCAAATTTCTGTGTCAGAACTTGGTTCAGCCAACGGCTTTTCACATATATCTGTGGGGGAGTATAAGAATACTG CTCCTCATCAGCGTCTGGAACCTGTGACTCTGCCAGGGATTGTTTCATTTGTGCTTAGTCTGTTATGTGGAGCTTTGAATTTAATCCGTGGCTTCCATGCCATAGAAAGCCTTCTCCAG AATGAAGGTGAAGATTTCAGCTATGttattgcattttttcttgGAACGGTAGCCTGTTTGTACCAG TGTTACCTGTTTGTGTACTACACAGGCTGGAGGAATGCCAAATCCTTCCTGACTTTTGGGTTGATCTGCCTGTGTAACATGTACCTGTATGAACTGCGCAACCTGTGGCAGCTCTTCTTCCATGTGACTGTGGGAGCTTTTTCTACCTTACAAATCCGACTGCGACAACCCCAGGGGAAGTCCCCTGATTACAATGTCTGA
- the SEC22A gene encoding vesicle-trafficking protein SEC22a isoform X1, whose translation MSMILSASVVRVRDGLPLSASTDYDQSTGMQECRKYFKMLSKKLSQLPDRCTLKTGQYNINFISSLGVSYMMLCTENYPSVLAFCFLDELQKEFITTYNMMKTNTAIRPYCFIEFDNFIQRTKQRYNNTRSLSTKINLADMQTEIKLRPPYQISVSELGSANGFSHISVGEYKNTGKISAAPHQRLEPVTLPGIVSFVLSLLCGALNLIRGFHAIESLLQNEGEDFSYVIAFFLGTVACLYQCYLFVYYTGWRNAKSFLTFGLICLCNMYLYELRNLWQLFFHVTVGAFSTLQIRLRQPQGKSPDYNV comes from the exons ATGTCTATGATTTTATCTGCCTCTGTGGTCCGTGTGAGGGATGGACTCCCACTGTCTGCATCTACTGATTATGACCAGAGCACGGGAATGCAAGaatgtagaaaatattttaaaatgctctcAAAAAAACTTTCTCAGCTTCCTGACAGATGTACTCTGAAAACTGGACAGTATAATATAAA CTTTATAAGTTCTCTGGGAGTAAGCTATATGATGTTGTGCACTGAAAATTATCCCAGTGTCCTGGCTTTCTGTTTCCTGGATGAGCTTCAGAAGGAGTTCATCACTACCTACAATATGATGAAGACAAATACTGCTATCAGACCGTACTGTTTCATAGAGTTTG ATAATTTCATTCAGAGGACCAAACAGAGATACAACAACACACGTTCTTTGTCAACAAAGATTAATCTTGCTGATATGCAGACAGAAATCAAACTGAGACCACCGTACCAAATTTCTGTGTCAGAACTTGGTTCAGCCAACGGCTTTTCACATATATCTGTGGGGGAGTATAAGAATACTGGTAAGATATCTGCAG CTCCTCATCAGCGTCTGGAACCTGTGACTCTGCCAGGGATTGTTTCATTTGTGCTTAGTCTGTTATGTGGAGCTTTGAATTTAATCCGTGGCTTCCATGCCATAGAAAGCCTTCTCCAG AATGAAGGTGAAGATTTCAGCTATGttattgcattttttcttgGAACGGTAGCCTGTTTGTACCAG TGTTACCTGTTTGTGTACTACACAGGCTGGAGGAATGCCAAATCCTTCCTGACTTTTGGGTTGATCTGCCTGTGTAACATGTACCTGTATGAACTGCGCAACCTGTGGCAGCTCTTCTTCCATGTGACTGTGGGAGCTTTTTCTACCTTACAAATCCGACTGCGACAACCCCAGGGGAAGTCCCCTGATTACAATGTCTGA